A single genomic interval of Asterias amurensis chromosome 1, ASM3211899v1 harbors:
- the LOC139944226 gene encoding CAAX prenyl protease 2-like codes for MVLLLESYLARVQLLFQCDSVLRAVISCLFFGVSYVGSLYIWRTGLPRDDPATIRRRSLSAVVVSLLAPILLLTQAHQSEDGKGSSLLQYLGIRQTGLLTSLCLPLLLTMILFLGPLYMMILSDIRQYFPISMSLKKWWSNSRVVATSVRNYIVGPITEEIVFRSCMLPLLVPCVGNTSAIFICPFFFGVAHVHHVIENVRLGVKKPQMIWLDTIFQFFYTTVFGTFSAFIFLRTGHLIASIITHMFCNIMGFPAFDDISRYSRTQQLIIWSMFIVGLLLFFALLFPITTPELYGNQVYLWS; via the exons ATGGTGTTGTTACTAGAAAGCTACTTAGCAAGAGTCCAACTCTTATTTCAGTGCGATTCTGTACTCCGAGCTGTCATATCGTGCCTCTTTTTTGGTGTCAGCTATGTTGGCAGTTTGTACATTTGGCGAACAGGTTTACCGAG AGATGACCCAGCCACAATTAGGAGAAGAAGTTTAAGTGCTGTTGTGGTGTCCCTGTTAGCACCAATCTTACTTCTCACACAGGCACATCAGAGTGAAGATGGAAAG GGTAGTTCATTATTACAGTATCTTGGTATACGACAGACTGGTCTCCTAACATCACTATGCCTTCCTCTATTACTAACAATG ATACTATTTTTAGGACCTTTGTACATGATGATTTTGAGTGACatcagacaatattttcctA TTTCCATGTCCCTCAAGAAGTGGTGGAGCAACAGCCGAGTTGTGGCTACGTCTGTACGCAACTACATTGTA GGTCCAATCACAGAAGAAATTGTCTTCAGATCTTGCATGCTACCTCTACTTGTGCCTTGTGTTGGAAACACTAGTGCTATCTTCATTTGTCCATTCTTCTTCGGAGTTG CACATGTTCACCACGTCATAGAAAATGTACGGCTGGGAGTGAAGAAACCTCAAATGATATGGCTAGACACAA ttttcCAGTTTTTCTACACTACAGTCTTTGGTACCTTCTCTGCTTTTATATTTCTCAGAACGG GTCATCTAATTGCCTCTATTATAACACATATGTTCTGCAATATAATGGGTTTTCCTGCATTTGATGACATCTCTAGGTACAGTAGAACACAGCAACTAATCATCTGGAGTATGTTCATTGTTGGTTTGCTACTCTTCTTTGCTTTGTTGTTTCCGATAACCACTCCAGAGTTATATGGGAATCAGGTATACCTCTGGTCATAG